A window of the Chloroflexus sp. Y-396-1 genome harbors these coding sequences:
- a CDS encoding transketolase family protein has product MVLESRVHARKLVEWAKDKPEVVVFSADLTSSTEVDLFRDTYPDRFYSFGMTEQNMMSFAGGMAREGFTPFVHTFAVFLYRRALDQIAMSIAYPNLPVRIFGFLPGITTPGGATHQAIDDIAIMRAIPNMTVIETGDATEVESVFDAIQPIRGPVYVRQLRGDIPRLFDPTEPLQVGKARILSIGSDIALFSSGICTEEALKVSAALQRVGVSMYHVHVNTLKPFHTQEVVEIASQVAYGVITFENHTIIGGLGSAVAEALAETGLGKRLIRIGLRDTFAHGGSKTYLMKYYGLDALTLVRSIEQLLGETLGIDEDDVQITVQQPIRSTSKAEDL; this is encoded by the coding sequence ATGGTGCTTGAGTCGCGAGTACATGCTCGTAAGCTAGTCGAGTGGGCAAAGGATAAACCTGAAGTCGTGGTGTTCTCTGCCGATCTAACAAGCTCGACTGAAGTTGATCTGTTTCGTGATACATATCCAGATCGTTTTTATTCGTTCGGTATGACCGAACAGAATATGATGAGCTTTGCTGGCGGAATGGCTCGTGAGGGATTCACGCCCTTCGTGCATACGTTTGCCGTCTTTCTTTACCGACGTGCACTCGACCAAATTGCGATGTCTATTGCCTACCCAAACTTACCGGTACGTATCTTCGGATTTTTACCCGGCATAACTACCCCTGGCGGAGCTACCCATCAGGCAATTGATGATATAGCGATTATGCGTGCTATCCCCAACATGACTGTCATCGAAACCGGGGATGCTACTGAGGTGGAAAGTGTGTTCGACGCTATTCAGCCAATTCGCGGGCCGGTGTATGTTCGTCAATTACGCGGCGATATTCCACGCCTGTTCGATCCGACCGAGCCGTTGCAGGTCGGTAAAGCGCGTATTCTCTCAATAGGAAGCGATATTGCCCTGTTTAGCAGCGGGATTTGTACTGAGGAAGCGCTAAAGGTGTCCGCTGCCTTGCAGCGAGTTGGCGTGTCAATGTACCACGTGCATGTGAATACCCTTAAACCATTTCACACGCAAGAGGTAGTAGAGATTGCCTCGCAAGTGGCCTACGGAGTAATAACGTTCGAGAATCACACCATTATCGGTGGTTTGGGTTCGGCTGTCGCAGAAGCGCTCGCTGAAACCGGATTAGGTAAGCGTTTGATTCGCATTGGCCTTCGAGACACTTTTGCTCATGGAGGGAGCAAGACATATTTGATGAAATATTATGGTCTCGATGCTTTGACGTTGGTTCGTAGTATTGAACAATTATTGGGCGAAACTCTTGGCATTGATGAAGATGATGTACAGATAACCGTTCAGCAACCGATTCGTTCTACCAGTAAAGCGGAGGATCTGTAA
- a CDS encoding transketolase has translation MSTTWSEYTQRVANGIRRRVLDFTIRNNGGYLSQACSAAEILATLYTRVMRIGESCAPRIPPPFPGVPSKTNPHYFSGAAYNGPYKPELDRFFISPVHCALALYALLVEVGRMDAQGLEMFNKDGSTVEMIGAEHSPGHELMAGSLGQALSQAAGIALARRLKGHTGRNWVFMSDGEFWIGQTWEAVETLVFYKLDTVGVYIDANGQSADGKIETVMEIGSIRDRLAAFGVRVFEVDGHDVEALAAPAELPPDGRPLFIIARTNPCQGIPLLEERRPRLHYVRFKDEAEKQRYREFLMTMNGGIHGA, from the coding sequence ATGTCTACGACCTGGTCTGAATATACGCAACGGGTTGCCAATGGGATCCGCCGTCGGGTACTGGATTTTACCATCCGTAATAACGGCGGGTACCTGAGTCAGGCATGTTCAGCAGCCGAGATTCTGGCTACCCTCTACACTCGTGTTATGCGTATTGGCGAGAGTTGTGCACCGCGTATTCCACCACCTTTCCCTGGTGTACCAAGTAAGACCAATCCACATTACTTTAGTGGTGCTGCATATAACGGCCCGTATAAACCTGAGTTAGACCGTTTTTTCATTTCTCCGGTGCACTGCGCGTTAGCCTTATACGCCCTGCTTGTTGAAGTAGGGCGGATGGACGCGCAGGGGTTAGAGATGTTCAATAAAGATGGGAGTACTGTAGAGATGATCGGCGCCGAGCATTCACCTGGTCACGAACTGATGGCTGGATCGTTAGGTCAGGCCCTCAGTCAGGCAGCCGGTATTGCGCTTGCGCGTCGGCTGAAGGGACATACCGGTCGTAACTGGGTGTTTATGTCTGATGGTGAGTTTTGGATTGGGCAAACTTGGGAGGCCGTGGAAACCCTTGTCTTCTACAAACTAGATACCGTTGGCGTCTACATCGATGCCAACGGTCAATCGGCGGATGGCAAGATTGAGACAGTTATGGAGATAGGTTCGATTAGGGATCGTTTGGCTGCGTTTGGTGTACGGGTGTTTGAGGTGGATGGTCATGACGTTGAAGCATTAGCAGCTCCTGCTGAATTGCCACCTGATGGTAGACCGTTATTCATCATTGCTCGTACCAATCCATGTCAGGGTATACCATTGCTAGAGGAGCGGCGCCCTCGTCTGCATTATGTGCGCTTTAAAGACGAAGCAGAAAAACAACGTTACCGCGAATTCTTGATGACGATGAACGGAGGTATTCATGGTGCTTGA
- the mtnA gene encoding S-methyl-5-thioribose-1-phosphate isomerase — translation MTTFRSIEWQDNALRLLDQRKLPAETVYLELRDPQMVAEAIRTMVVRGAPAIGAAAAYGLALAALHSTAQRTTDIVREVERAAELLRASRPTAVNLFWAIQRVMDKVRASRDLTPDALRDIILREAHAIAAEDIQANKQIGLNAQPLIPNPAKILHHCNTGSLATVDYGTALGIIRIAHESGKQVHAYLDETRPRLQGAKLSAWELNQLGIPHTVIVDGASGFVMRKIGIDLCVVGADRIAANGDTANKIGTYNLALVAKAHGVPFYVAAPTSTIDMSIRCGDDIPIEERDAEEITHVGAERVVPEGSPVLNYAFDVTPADLITAIITEKGVAYPPFTESLPRLMGTDNR, via the coding sequence ATGACAACATTTCGTAGTATTGAGTGGCAAGATAATGCTTTGCGGCTACTCGATCAGCGCAAGCTACCGGCGGAAACGGTCTATCTCGAACTACGCGATCCACAAATGGTCGCGGAGGCGATTCGTACTATGGTTGTGCGCGGTGCGCCGGCAATTGGTGCGGCAGCAGCTTATGGTCTGGCATTAGCTGCTTTACATTCTACTGCTCAACGGACAACGGATATTGTTCGGGAAGTTGAGCGGGCTGCTGAACTGCTACGTGCCTCGCGTCCAACTGCGGTCAATCTCTTCTGGGCTATCCAGCGAGTAATGGACAAGGTTCGTGCTAGTCGCGATTTAACCCCTGACGCGCTTCGTGACATTATTCTCCGCGAAGCCCATGCAATTGCAGCAGAGGATATTCAGGCTAATAAACAGATTGGTCTGAATGCTCAGCCACTTATTCCCAACCCCGCCAAGATTCTACATCATTGCAACACAGGGAGCCTAGCGACAGTAGATTACGGTACTGCTCTCGGTATTATTCGGATTGCTCACGAAAGTGGCAAACAAGTTCACGCTTACCTGGATGAGACCCGTCCACGATTACAGGGTGCTAAACTGTCGGCGTGGGAATTGAATCAGTTAGGGATTCCGCATACGGTTATAGTTGATGGAGCTTCAGGTTTCGTAATGAGGAAGATCGGTATCGATCTGTGTGTCGTCGGCGCTGACCGTATTGCGGCCAATGGTGATACGGCGAACAAAATTGGTACCTATAACCTGGCGCTAGTTGCCAAAGCACACGGTGTCCCGTTCTATGTAGCTGCTCCAACCAGTACGATTGATATGAGCATTCGTTGCGGCGATGACATTCCTATTGAGGAACGGGATGCAGAGGAAATTACGCATGTGGGAGCGGAACGAGTGGTACCAGAAGGATCGCCAGTGTTGAATTATGCTTTTGATGTCACCCCAGCCGACCTTATCACTGCAATTATTACGGAAAAAGGTGTTGCCTACCCACCCTTTACCGAGAGCCTTCCTCGCTTGATGGGGACAGATAACAGATAG
- the mtnK gene encoding S-methyl-5-thioribose kinase, with the protein MEPQVVALTAQTVVDYLKTTPVYQNIFAGVTEFQACQISEGNVNLIFRVSALHDGQKSVIVKQALPYAWRYPDFKMPVDRSRIEYDFLQNQARYCPEQTPVIYYYDESRHITIMEDLNHHLVMREGLMQQIEYPYVDRHMGVFMARTLFYTSDLYLSSTEKKALVPRFINPVLCKVQEDLVFTQPYIEHPNNRYTSLLETQVRSIYADDDLRSEVFMLKERYMTHAQALIHNDLHTGSIMLNVQETKVVDPEFAFFGPIGHDIGSYLGNLALSYAAQEYHAKDDTKRAAYRQWLADLIVRTWNIFEEEFLTLWENQGNGDWPSAAFRAKYMRHLLQDTLGFGAAEMMRRLIGMAHVHDFWTIDDPHVRATAESLGLNIAISWLKQRHRVTDIRQAVDMLVSARPSL; encoded by the coding sequence ATGGAACCGCAAGTTGTCGCTTTGACCGCTCAGACAGTGGTTGACTATCTCAAGACGACACCGGTCTACCAAAATATATTTGCGGGAGTCACCGAGTTTCAGGCTTGTCAAATATCTGAAGGGAATGTCAATTTAATTTTTCGGGTTTCGGCACTGCACGATGGACAAAAAAGCGTTATTGTGAAGCAAGCACTGCCGTATGCGTGGCGCTATCCCGATTTCAAGATGCCTGTAGATCGTTCTCGTATCGAGTACGATTTCTTACAAAATCAGGCACGGTATTGTCCAGAGCAAACCCCAGTCATTTACTACTATGATGAATCCCGTCACATTACCATCATGGAAGATCTCAATCACCATCTGGTAATGCGTGAAGGATTGATGCAACAAATTGAGTACCCCTATGTGGATCGTCACATGGGAGTATTTATGGCGAGAACGCTCTTTTATACATCGGATTTATATCTAAGTTCGACTGAAAAGAAAGCGTTGGTACCACGATTTATCAATCCGGTGCTTTGTAAGGTTCAAGAAGATTTGGTCTTTACCCAGCCATATATCGAGCATCCCAATAACCGTTACACCAGCTTGTTAGAAACTCAGGTGCGCTCAATCTATGCCGATGACGATCTGCGCTCAGAAGTTTTCATGCTTAAAGAGCGCTACATGACCCACGCTCAGGCGCTGATCCATAACGATTTGCATACTGGATCAATTATGCTGAACGTGCAAGAAACCAAAGTTGTCGATCCTGAATTCGCATTCTTTGGGCCAATAGGTCACGATATCGGTTCTTATCTCGGTAATCTGGCACTTTCTTATGCTGCTCAGGAATACCATGCAAAAGACGACACCAAACGAGCTGCTTATCGCCAATGGTTGGCCGATCTGATTGTGCGAACCTGGAACATCTTTGAAGAGGAATTCCTGACCCTCTGGGAAAACCAGGGTAACGGTGATTGGCCTTCGGCAGCTTTCCGAGCCAAGTATATGCGTCATCTGCTGCAAGATACGCTCGGTTTTGGTGCAGCCGAGATGATGCGCCGTTTGATAGGAATGGCCCATGTTCATGATTTTTGGACTATCGATGATCCTCATGTTCGGGCTACTGCCGAAAGTTTGGGGTTAAATATCGCTATTTCCTGGTTGAAGCAGCGGCATCGTGTAACAGATATTCGTCAGGCTGTTGATATGCTCGTATCAGCACGTCCCTCGCTTTAG
- a CDS encoding ABC transporter permease encodes MTSDKTPTASKQVGIAEAKPLNIHIGSILSRFFLRYGLILTLILVSLFFSIRTQAFASVDNLLDILRAVSILTIVALGVTFSVVVNGFDVSVGAVTGLAVILSSALMVIWGVPWYFAILICLAVGVIIGLLNSFLIIRLRIPDLLATLGVLYLVQGLQMSITKGDAVYKGMTNPWSPTREIAEGAIHPDFLFLGQGFILSSEVFRGVPVPVVIMFVIALVAFIFLEFSRFGRIFYAVGGNIEAARLAGIDVNKVRTMAYVISSVLATIGGLVLAARIGSGAVKAGDPYLLDAVAATYFGFAVLNARRANVFGTVLGAIFVGVMLNGLTMMNIPWYIQDVIKGLVLIVSLGLSYYTTRR; translated from the coding sequence ATGACATCGGATAAAACTCCTACAGCTTCAAAACAAGTAGGTATTGCGGAAGCAAAACCACTCAATATTCATATAGGATCGATTCTTTCCCGCTTTTTCCTACGTTATGGGCTCATTCTTACCTTGATTCTAGTTTCGCTGTTCTTCTCAATTCGTACCCAGGCCTTTGCTTCGGTTGACAATCTGCTCGATATTCTGCGTGCAGTCTCTATTCTGACCATTGTGGCGCTAGGTGTCACATTTTCGGTGGTGGTCAATGGCTTCGATGTGTCAGTGGGGGCAGTGACCGGTTTGGCAGTAATTCTTTCCAGTGCTCTTATGGTCATCTGGGGTGTGCCATGGTACTTCGCGATCCTGATTTGCCTTGCCGTTGGTGTGATAATCGGTTTGTTGAATTCGTTCTTGATCATTCGACTACGTATACCTGATCTTTTGGCAACATTAGGCGTGCTTTATTTGGTGCAAGGTTTGCAGATGAGTATTACTAAGGGAGATGCTGTATATAAAGGTATGACCAATCCCTGGAGCCCCACTCGTGAAATTGCCGAAGGTGCTATTCATCCAGACTTTCTGTTCCTTGGACAGGGTTTTATCTTGTCGAGTGAGGTATTTCGTGGGGTTCCTGTACCCGTTGTGATAATGTTTGTAATCGCCCTCGTGGCCTTTATCTTCCTAGAATTTTCACGATTCGGACGTATCTTCTATGCCGTTGGTGGCAACATTGAAGCTGCTCGCCTAGCAGGTATCGATGTCAACAAAGTACGCACGATGGCCTACGTGATTAGTAGCGTACTCGCAACAATTGGTGGGTTAGTTCTGGCAGCACGGATTGGGTCAGGGGCAGTAAAGGCGGGTGATCCGTATTTGCTTGATGCAGTCGCTGCAACCTATTTCGGTTTTGCAGTGCTAAATGCGCGGCGTGCTAATGTATTTGGCACGGTATTGGGTGCAATCTTCGTAGGAGTTATGTTGAACGGTTTAACAATGATGAATATTCCCTGGTATATCCAGGACGTTATCAAGGGGTTGGTGTTGATTGTGTCACTCGGTTTGAGCTATTACACTACTCGCCGCTAA
- a CDS encoding sugar ABC transporter ATP-binding protein: MAVLKASGLGKVFPGVVALDGVDLELRGGCVHALIGANGAGKSTLIKILTGYYSSYEGKIELNGQVISIHKPADAFRYGIEVVHQEVDTTLIPYLSVAENLLIEKLATPEEGFFVRKKRLHDEARQILQKLQLDIDVDKPVADLSLPQKQLLVIARAMSRNASFLILDEPTAALSVSDVEHLFNIIRKLKQRGVSFLYVSHRLAEIQEIADDITILRGGKKVAHFNRETFEMSKAVEAMLGTRPGNLFPTRIPTQERELVLEVRNIRWGKRLNNISIQAFRGEILGITGLTGAGKTELLNILAGSEKADHGDIILDGKVVHFRQPKDAIRHGIFLIPEDRRHRGLWIEYSVRTNITLPFIRDFSYLSFVLPFKEIPHVLHIINRLKLVPPDPGMAVKNLSGGNQQKVVIGKWLLQRARVMLFDEATQGIDIGAKQEVYALARELSRTSAVIFASSDVDEVLSLADRVLVMRDGQIVGEFDSRLVARQQVMELAIGAVHTKTAHSMA, encoded by the coding sequence ATGGCTGTTCTAAAAGCGTCTGGCTTAGGCAAGGTTTTTCCTGGGGTTGTAGCGTTGGATGGTGTCGATTTAGAGCTTCGTGGTGGATGCGTCCACGCTTTGATAGGTGCAAATGGTGCTGGTAAAAGTACATTGATAAAAATTCTGACCGGTTACTATTCCTCCTATGAGGGAAAAATTGAACTAAATGGACAGGTAATCTCGATACATAAACCAGCAGATGCGTTTCGATATGGTATTGAGGTTGTTCACCAGGAAGTTGATACAACTCTTATTCCGTATTTAAGTGTTGCCGAGAACCTGCTGATTGAGAAACTTGCTACCCCTGAAGAAGGTTTCTTTGTACGTAAAAAAAGATTGCATGATGAGGCCAGGCAGATTTTACAAAAGCTACAACTTGATATCGATGTAGACAAACCGGTCGCGGATCTCTCATTACCGCAAAAACAACTGTTGGTTATCGCACGGGCTATGTCACGCAATGCTTCATTTTTAATTCTAGATGAACCCACTGCTGCCCTGAGCGTAAGTGATGTAGAGCATTTATTCAACATTATACGTAAGCTGAAACAGAGAGGAGTATCATTTCTATATGTCTCCCACCGATTAGCAGAAATTCAAGAAATTGCTGACGACATCACTATTCTTCGTGGCGGAAAGAAAGTGGCTCACTTCAATCGAGAAACCTTTGAGATGTCTAAAGCAGTAGAAGCCATGTTAGGTACCCGACCTGGCAATCTCTTTCCGACACGTATTCCAACCCAAGAGCGTGAGTTAGTACTAGAAGTACGGAATATACGATGGGGAAAGCGGCTGAACAATATCAGCATTCAGGCGTTTCGCGGCGAGATTCTTGGGATAACTGGATTGACAGGGGCAGGGAAAACTGAGTTGTTAAACATTCTCGCCGGTAGTGAAAAGGCCGATCATGGTGACATCATTCTCGATGGAAAAGTTGTACACTTTCGACAACCAAAGGATGCTATTCGACACGGTATTTTTCTGATCCCTGAAGACCGTCGTCATCGTGGATTGTGGATTGAATATTCTGTTCGTACTAATATCACATTACCCTTTATCCGTGATTTCAGCTATCTAAGTTTTGTTCTACCTTTCAAAGAAATACCGCATGTTCTGCACATAATTAACCGCCTCAAGCTCGTACCTCCTGATCCTGGAATGGCTGTAAAGAATCTTAGTGGCGGTAATCAGCAAAAAGTGGTTATTGGTAAGTGGCTTTTGCAGAGGGCGCGTGTGATGCTCTTCGATGAAGCCACTCAAGGGATTGATATTGGTGCAAAGCAAGAAGTATATGCACTCGCTCGTGAACTTTCACGCACATCTGCCGTAATCTTTGCTTCTTCTGATGTTGATGAAGTTCTTAGTTTGGCAGATCGTGTGCTCGTAATGCGTGATGGTCAAATTGTTGGTGAGTTTGATTCTCGGCTTGTTGCTCGTCAACAAGTCATGGAGTTAGCAATTGGTGCCGTCCATACGAAGACAGCTCATAGCATGGCTTAG
- a CDS encoding sugar ABC transporter substrate-binding protein yields MKTGRSLSLFINLFVLVALTLVGCAAPPETSTVPTQQTQPASATAAPTTQDGIPLAFADPNKKVRIALVREVGEGSFFERYLAGAQSMANELGVELLEATARGDMAKMVTAMENFIQQGVDAIIVDHGRPDPLLPKIEEALAKGIKVVSFDLVVDNPQVPEIEQDDMLIGFLLAKKVVTDHAGQADVVYVNVGGFAPLDKRDRIWQDFKWRYPGLKEVTRIGAVTDNTAADTQTRMEATMKEYPNANVVVAMWDEFAKGAVRAITQAGRGKDYRVYSVDITNEDIQLMIAPDSPWVATVATDSYSVGRLAVRTAAALVAGEKVDKYLLVQPQLITRDFLLANKITNMDELIQAMPAMGESSLNWFPWMEKVLARNGYSMPQITIGAGGEMSSQPICQVKSDQIPSVFTNKKVRIALVREVGEGSFFERYLAGAQSMANELGVELLEATARGDMAKMVTAMENFIQQGVDAIIVDHGRPDPLLPKIEEALAKGIKVVSFDLVVDNPQVPEIEQDDMLIGFLLAKKVVTDHAGQADVVYVNVGGFAPLDKRDRIWQDFKWRYPGLKEVTRIGAVTDNTAADTQTRMEATMKEYPNANVVVAMWDEFAKGAVRAITQAGRGKDYRVYSVDITNEDIQLMIAPDSPWVATVATDSYSVGRLAVRTAAALVAGEKVDKYLLVQPQLITRDFLLANKITNMDELIQAMPAMGESPLNWFPWMCTLAGR; encoded by the coding sequence ATGAAGACGGGGCGTTCTTTGTCGCTTTTCATCAACCTCTTCGTGTTGGTAGCGTTGACGCTCGTTGGTTGTGCCGCACCGCCCGAAACCTCAACCGTCCCAACCCAACAGACTCAACCGGCTTCAGCCACTGCTGCTCCGACAACACAAGATGGTATTCCACTGGCTTTTGCCGATCCAAACAAAAAGGTACGCATCGCGCTGGTACGCGAGGTTGGAGAGGGGTCGTTCTTTGAGCGGTATCTAGCTGGGGCGCAATCGATGGCGAATGAGCTGGGTGTTGAACTGCTCGAAGCAACGGCACGTGGTGATATGGCGAAGATGGTGACGGCGATGGAGAACTTTATCCAGCAAGGGGTGGATGCCATCATCGTCGACCACGGACGACCCGATCCGTTGCTGCCCAAGATTGAAGAGGCTTTGGCGAAAGGGATCAAGGTGGTGTCCTTTGACTTAGTGGTCGATAACCCGCAAGTGCCGGAAATCGAGCAGGACGATATGCTGATCGGCTTCCTGCTGGCGAAGAAGGTTGTCACCGACCACGCCGGGCAGGCGGATGTGGTGTATGTGAACGTCGGTGGCTTTGCGCCCCTCGACAAGCGTGACCGCATCTGGCAGGACTTCAAATGGCGCTATCCGGGGTTGAAGGAAGTGACGCGGATTGGCGCCGTGACCGACAACACTGCCGCCGACACGCAGACGCGGATGGAAGCGACGATGAAGGAATACCCGAATGCGAACGTCGTTGTCGCGATGTGGGACGAGTTTGCCAAAGGGGCCGTGCGGGCGATCACGCAAGCAGGACGAGGGAAAGATTATCGGGTCTATTCAGTTGACATCACTAATGAGGATATCCAACTGATGATCGCCCCGGACAGTCCGTGGGTGGCAACAGTCGCTACCGATTCGTACAGTGTGGGTCGGTTGGCGGTACGGACGGCGGCGGCCTTGGTGGCGGGGGAAAAGGTCGACAAGTACCTGCTGGTGCAGCCGCAGTTGATCACACGTGATTTCTTGCTGGCGAACAAGATCACCAATATGGACGAGCTGATCCAGGCTATGCCGGCTATGGGTGAGTCCTCTCTCAACTGGTTCCCGTGGATGGAAAAGGTGCTGGCCCGGAATGGCTATTCTATGCCGCAAATTACTATTGGTGCCGGCGGAGAGATGAGTTCTCAACCGATTTGCCAGGTCAAGAGTGATCAAATTCCGAGTGTCTTTACAAACAAAAAGGTACGCATCGCGCTGGTACGCGAGGTTGGAGAGGGGTCGTTCTTTGAGCGGTATCTAGCTGGGGCGCAATCGATGGCGAATGAGCTGGGTGTTGAACTGCTCGAAGCAACGGCGCGTGGTGATATGGCGAAGATGGTGACGGCGATGGAGAACTTTATCCAGCAAGGGGTGGATGCCATCATCGTCGACCACGGACGACCCGATCCGTTGCTGCCCAAGATTGAAGAGGCTTTGGCGAAAGGGATCAAGGTGGTGTCCTTTGACTTAGTGGTCGATAACCCGCAAGTGCCGGAAATCGAGCAGGACGATATGCTGATCGGCTTCCTGCTGGCGAAGAAGGTTGTCACCGACCACGCCGGGCAGGCGGATGTGGTGTATGTGAACGTCGGTGGCTTTGCGCCCCTCGACAAGCGTGACCGCATCTGGCAGGACTTCAAATGGCGCTATCCGGGGTTGAAGGAAGTGACGCGGATTGGCGCCGTGACCGACAACACTGCCGCCGACACGCAGACGCGGATGGAAGCGACGATGAAGGAATACCCGAATGCGAACGTCGTTGTCGCGATGTGGGACGAGTTTGCCAAAGGGGCCGTGCGGGCGATCACGCAAGCAGGACGAGGGAAAGATTATCGGGTCTATTCAGTTGACATCACTAATGAGGATATCCAACTGATGATCGCCCCGGACAGTCCGTGGGTGGCAACAGTCGCTACCGATTCGTACAGTGTGGGTCGGTTGGCGGTACGGACGGCGGCGGCCCTGGTGGCGGGGGAAAAGGTCGACAAGTACCTGTTGGTGCAGCCGCAGTTGATCACACGTGATTTCTTGCTGGCGAACAAGATCACCAATATGGACGAGCTGATCCAGGCTATGCCGGCTATGGGTGAGTCGCCGCTTAACTGGTTCCCGTGGATGTGTACGCTGGCAGGTAGGTAA
- a CDS encoding helix-turn-helix domain-containing protein, whose protein sequence is MNHQRLRQLRLARGMTLSDLAQATNNIVTRQAISKYEHGQAKPSPTVLQHLAQALGVRPTDLLNGQEVQIELIAYRKRASLRKRQHDQIAALVDEVLRERLRLQRLIGDVSYLNVSLHHYPVADLADAETAANELRVRWDLGSAPIANLTDVLEDHGLHVIALDTVDGFDGVAAVVRDEHDTPVVAAVIARRTADGARWRMNLAHELGHLVLQPQGDLDEEKAAFRFAAALLAPASDLRTFIGARRYHIHLDELILLKQHFGMSIQALLYRMLTLEIISQRLYRSLMIELSERGWRTQEPEPLPLEEPIWLRRAVLRALAEELIDPAEAQRLLSGTTTIPVDQPEMGRCQQLLHQPLPERHAILAAQAETARDLYQVTATPAREVITSEYS, encoded by the coding sequence ATGAATCACCAACGGCTCCGCCAGTTGCGACTGGCGCGTGGTATGACCCTCAGCGACCTGGCTCAAGCCACCAACAACATTGTTACCCGTCAGGCGATCTCGAAATACGAACATGGGCAGGCAAAGCCATCGCCAACGGTGTTACAGCACCTCGCACAGGCGCTCGGTGTGCGTCCGACCGATCTGCTCAACGGTCAAGAGGTACAGATTGAGCTGATCGCCTATCGGAAACGTGCATCGCTACGAAAGCGCCAGCATGACCAGATCGCAGCTCTGGTTGATGAGGTACTGCGTGAGCGATTGCGGCTTCAACGCCTCATTGGTGATGTATCTTATCTGAATGTGTCACTTCATCACTATCCAGTGGCCGATCTAGCTGATGCGGAAACGGCAGCGAATGAGCTGCGCGTCCGTTGGGATTTAGGGAGCGCGCCTATCGCCAATCTGACTGATGTGTTGGAAGATCACGGTTTGCACGTGATCGCACTTGATACCGTTGACGGCTTTGATGGTGTCGCTGCGGTTGTACGCGACGAACACGATACACCGGTCGTAGCAGCGGTGATTGCCCGCCGTACCGCAGATGGCGCCCGTTGGCGCATGAATCTGGCTCACGAGTTGGGGCATCTGGTGTTGCAACCACAAGGCGATCTTGATGAAGAAAAAGCTGCCTTCCGCTTCGCAGCGGCGCTGCTCGCACCGGCGAGCGACTTACGCACCTTCATCGGTGCTCGCCGGTATCATATACACTTGGATGAATTGATATTGCTGAAACAGCATTTCGGGATGAGTATCCAGGCATTGCTTTACCGGATGCTGACCCTGGAGATTATCAGTCAACGTCTGTACCGCTCGTTGATGATTGAATTGAGTGAACGTGGCTGGCGAACGCAAGAGCCGGAACCTCTTCCTCTGGAAGAACCGATCTGGTTACGCCGCGCAGTCCTTCGTGCACTGGCCGAAGAGCTAATCGATCCGGCTGAAGCACAGCGACTGCTGAGTGGTACGACCACTATTCCGGTTGACCAACCAGAGATGGGTCGGTGTCAGCAGTTGCTGCACCAGCCACTACCCGAACGCCACGCCATCCTTGCTGCTCAGGCCGAAACGGCCCGTGATCTCTATCAGGTGACCGCTACTCCAGCCCGCGAGGTTATCACGAGTGAGTACAGCTAA
- a CDS encoding type II toxin-antitoxin system PemK/MazF family toxin, with the protein MSTANVPRRGEIWYVDLGDRTQTLVLVVSANAFEQLPVRLVARLRPWEDRFNDLVWMQRLDSAWPTRLSAPHAVDVLQLHSIDVHCFQKLVGRAPATKMDEIAAAIALVVDYVPPA; encoded by the coding sequence GTGAGTACAGCTAATGTCCCTCGTCGTGGTGAGATCTGGTATGTCGATCTCGGCGACCGCACCCAGACCCTGGTACTCGTCGTTAGTGCGAATGCCTTTGAACAATTGCCGGTTCGCCTGGTAGCTCGCTTGCGTCCATGGGAGGACCGCTTTAACGATCTGGTGTGGATGCAACGCCTCGACAGTGCCTGGCCCACTCGATTGAGTGCTCCCCATGCCGTGGATGTGCTCCAATTGCATAGTATCGATGTACACTGTTTTCAAAAGCTTGTTGGCCGAGCACCGGCAACGAAAATGGATGAGATCGCAGCGGCGATTGCATTGGTGGTCGATTATGTGCCGCCAGCTTAG